A stretch of Lactuca sativa cultivar Salinas chromosome 6, Lsat_Salinas_v11, whole genome shotgun sequence DNA encodes these proteins:
- the LOC111894185 gene encoding uncharacterized protein LOC111894185 yields MSTRKLKAKVSKKFNLIASVGQCRSTKKYAFKEIEGSLKEHYAKTWSYGEEIKRTNPRSTMKMDVDVMPDGTTYFSKFYVCLKGLKDGCIEGCKRTDRACDAYENGISDSFNSAIQAARKRPLMTMLEEIRIYVMERICKLKSKGQYWDLTMCPSIRLKLAKLKEHQKFWKVVPSGYQQFKVRLGYDAYAGDLGSRTCACRGWKLTGYPCMHAYACISSLNRDAYDYVSPWFTTTMFLSCYRYTINPLNGSDMWLHVDYIKSLPPKRRRIPGRPSTKKKEKVQIEKENQGRKHSITKKSCKTSKLKGKLEHEVEMEPDSEVDSFEGEFEDDIQLESEDDIEVEVEVSIQVQPEVQAEAEAEVPVQVQD; encoded by the exons ATGAGTACAAGGAAATTGAAAGCTAAAGTCAGCAAGAAATTTAATTTGATTGCAAGTGTTGGACAGTGCAGAAGTACTAAGAAGTACGCATTTAAGGAGATAGAGGGTTCTTTAAAAGAACATTATGCCAAAACATGGAGCTATGGGGAAGAAATAAAAAGGACTAACCCTAGATCAACAATGAAGATGGATGTAGATGTCATGCCTGATGGAACCACTTACTTCTCAAAGTTTTATGTATGTTTAAAGGGTTTGAAGGATGGTTGTATTGAGGGTTGTAAGAGG actgatagggctTGTGATGCATATGAAAATGGTATATCTGATAGTTTTAACTCAGCCATTCAAGCTGCCAGGAAGAGGCCACTAATGACCATGTTAGAAGAAATTCGAATTTATGTGATGGAGAGGATTTGTAAATTGAAGAGCAAGGGACAATATTGGGATTTAACCATGTGTCCTTCCATTAGACTGAAGTTAGCCAAGCTTAAGGAACATCAAAA ATTTTGGAAAGTTGTACCATCTGGCTATCAACAATTTAAAGTGAGGCTTGGGTATGATGCATATGCTGGAGACCTTGGTAGCAGGACATGTGCATGCAGAGGTTGGAAGTTAACTGGATACCCTTGTATGCATGCATATGCTTGCATTTCAAGCCTCAATAGGGATGCATATGACTATGTCTCACCATGGTTTACCACAACAATGTTCTTAAGTTGTTATAGGTATACAATTAATCCACTCAATGGTAGTGACATGTGGCTTCATGTAGATTACATCAAGTCATTGCCACCCAAAAGGAGAAGGATACCAGGAAGAccatcaacaaaaaaaaaagaaaaagttcAGATTGAGAAGGAAAACCAGGGAAGAAAGCATTCAATCACAAAAAAG TCTTGCAAAACAAGTAAACTGAAGGGTAAATTGGAGCATGAAGTTGAAATGGAACCTGATAGTGAAGTGGATTCTTTTGAAGGTGAATTTGAAGATGATATACAACTTGAAAGTGAAGACGATATAGAAGTAGAAGTTGAAGTCTCAATTCAAGTTCAACCTGAAGTGCAAGCTGAAGCAGAAGCTGAAGTGCCAGTTCAAGTCCAAGATTAA